A genome region from Gadus chalcogrammus isolate NIFS_2021 chromosome 5, NIFS_Gcha_1.0, whole genome shotgun sequence includes the following:
- the LOC130382706 gene encoding uncharacterized protein LOC130382706 — MLSPTKGFVEKHRLLVARVLVEVQPHMTMPLRIFNPGNSAVTIKKGAIVGLLQPVEVLQPTNAVAHNQPEQTVSSRPPVPQHLQELYAQSSTELNQEEQLRLAQLLCTYENVFSTGPTDLGRTSLVQHDIVTMPSLPVKQPPRRMALEKQQDADQQIQQSLGAGLARRSNSSWASPIVMVKKKDGTYRLCIDYRGLNDCTIKDAYPLPRIQDTLDTLSDAKWFSTLDLAAGYWQVELTPRARKAAAFCTKSGLFEWNVMPFGLCNAPATFQRLMDRVLAGMQWETCLVYLDDIIVLGSDVPQMLQRLGQVFSRLDQAKLKLKPSKCCLFRRQVAYLGHIVSESGVATDPNKVQKVQDWPTPTSIQDVRRFVGLASYYRRFVKDFASIAEPLHALTKKHAQFRWSEECQAAFNELKGLLTTAPILGYPLDQGNMILDTDASDVGIGAVLSQVQQGVERVLAYGSRKLSTTEQNYCTTRRELLAVVDFTSHFRQYLLGRRFTVRTDHSSLRWLTRMKEPEGQLARWLERLGEYNFEIIHRPGQLHGNADSLSRRPCRQSCPCKLPSPSPPQLNISHQAVQCNLDSDINQAMLSPVGVERHPAPAEASLVGVDKALPADSNNLKSPEKIYLIKSQENELFAGWSLEELRQAQEDDADIAPIITWLETSGERPAWVTVSPCSPATKTYWSQWKRLYIRDGVLVRRFYCLDDTQFYPQVVLPRTFRPGIMRQMHEGQVGGHFGVERTVARLQTRYFWYRMREDVALWCNTCTSCASKARPRKTPQAPMGTVRVGAPMERIALDIMGPLNETERHNRYVLVIQDYFTKWVEAFPLPNEQAITVAEVLASEWVCRYGAPQTLHSDQGRNFESEVFQEMCKLFGIDKTHTTPFRPQSDGQVERFNATLQKILATTAERCHWDWDLMIPYAVMAYRATKHSSTGFTPNYMMFGREVSEPVDLVSGLPPDPEPAPSAPEYVQHLRERTGAWSQITRDALGETLRGHSSQRPQRQA, encoded by the exons ATGCTGAGCCCCACCAAAGGCTTTGTTGAAAAACACAGACTGTTAGTGGCCCGAGTTTTAGTGGAAGTTCAGCCCCATATGACCATGCCCCTCCGCATCTTCAATCCAGGCAACAGTGCCGTAACCATTAAAAAGGGGGCCATCGTGGGACTCCTCCAGCCGGTAGAGGTTCTGCAGCCTACAAACGCGGTTGCCCACAACCAGCCTGAACAGACTGTCAGCAGCCGCCCTCCGGTCCCCCAGCACCTACAGGAGCTCTATGCCCAGAGCTCTACTGAGCTTAACCAAGAGGAGCAGCTGCGGCTAGCTCAGCTGCTGTGCACCTATGAGAATGTGTTCTCCACAGGACCCACTGACCTCGGCAGGACCAGCCTGGTTCAGCATGACATCGTAACCATGCCAAGCCTCCCAGTCAAGCAACCACCACGCCGGATGGCATTGGAGAAACAACAGGATGCTGACCAACAGATACAACAgagcctgggggcggggctggcccGCCGCAGCAACAGCAGTTGGGCATCTCCCATAGTGATGGTGAAGAAAAAAGATGGAACGTACCGCCTCTGCATTGACTATAGAGGCCTGAATGACTGCACGATCAAAGATGCATATCCTCTGCCCCGCATCCAGGACACGCTGGACACCCTCTCTGACGCCAAGTGGTTCAGCACCCTTGACCTCGCGGCCGGCTACTGGCAAGTCGAACTGACCCCAAGAGCACGcaaagcagcagcattctgcacCAAAAGTGGACTGTTTGAATGGAATGTCATGCCATTTGGACTTTGTAATGCCCCGGCGACATTCCAGCGCTTGATGGACCGGGTGCTGGCCGGCATGCAGTGGGAGACCTGCCTAGTGTACCTGGATGACATCATCGTTTTGGGCAGCGACGTTCCGCAGATGCTGCAGCGGCTGGGCCAGGTTTTCAGTCGTCTCGACCAGGCCAAACTGAAGCTAAAACCATCTAAGTGCTGCCTCTTCCGCCGCCAAGTAGCCTACCTGGGTCACATAGTTTCAGAGAGCGGTGTGGCCACTGACCCCAACAAAGTCCAGAAAGTGCAGGACTGGCCGACACCGACATCAATCCAAGATGTCCGTCGCTTTGTGGGCCTTGCATCTTACTATCGGCGGTTCGTTAAAGACTTTGCTTCCATTGCAGAACCTCTCCATGCCCTGACCAAGAAACATGCCCAGTTTCGCTGGTCTGAGGAATGCCAGGCGGCATTTAATGAACTTAAAGGCTTGCTAACGACCGCGCCAATCCTGGGCTACCCACTCGACCAAGGCAACATGATACTAGACACAGACGCCAGTGACGTCGGTATCGGCGCTGTTCTCTCGCAGGTTCAGCAGGGTGTGGAACGTGTGCTAGCCTATGGAAGCCGCAAGCTGTCCACAACTGAACAGAATTACTGTACCACACGGCGAGAACTGCTAGCCGTGGTCGACTTCACGTCACACTTTCGCCAGTATCTCCTTGGGCGGCGCTTCACGGTGCGCACCGACCACAGCAGCCTTCGGTGGCTAACAAGGATGAAGGAGCCTGAGGGACAGCTCGCCAGGTGGCTCGAGAGACTTGGCGAATACAACTTCGAGATCATCCATCGCCCTGGCCAGCTTCACGGCAACGCAGACAGCCTCTCCCGGAGACCCTGCCGTCAGTCCTGTCCTTGTAAGCTCCCCAGCCCATCTCCTCCTCAGTTGAACATCAGTCACCAGGCTGTGCAGTGCAATTTGGACTCTGACATCAACCAGGCTATGCTGAGTCCAGTGGGGGTAGAGAGACACCCAGCTCCCGCAGAAGCAAGTCTAGTGGGGGTAGACAAGGCCCTGCCAGCTGACTCTAACAACTTAAAGTCCCCCGAGAAAATATACCTGATTAAGTCACAAGAAAATGAACTGTTTGCTGGTTGGTCCCTGGAGGAGCTGCGACAAGCCCAGGAAGACGACGCAGACATTGCACCCATCATAACCTGGTTGGAAACCAGCGGAGAGCGTCCTGCATGGGTAACAGTCTCACCATGCAGCCCAGCCACAAAGACATATTGGAGCCAGTGGAAACGCCTCTACATCAGAGACGGAGTGCTAGTTAGACGCTTCTACTGCCTGGACGATACCCAATTCTATCCACAAGTAGTGCTGCCCCGCACCTTCCGGCCAGGCAtcatgagacagatgcatgaggGACAGGTTGGCGGACATTTTGGTGTAGAGCGCACGGTAGCTCGGCTGCAAACCCGATACTTCTGGTACAGAATGAGGGAGGACGTCGCCCTGTGGTGTAACACCTGCACCAGCTGCGCATCAAAAGCCAGGCCACGGAAGACACCGCAAGCCCCCATGGGCACTGTTCGAGTCGGAGCGCCTATGGAGCGCATCGCTTTAGATATTATGGGGCCACTGAATGAGACTGAACGCCACAACAGATATGTGCTGGTAATACAGGACTATTTTACAAAATGGGTCGAAGCTTTTCCCCTACCTAACGAACAAGCTATAACTGTGGCTGAAGTGCTTGCCTCCGAGTGGGTGTGTCGCTATGGAGCCCCGCAGACACTGCACAGCGACCAAGGCCGGAACTTCGAGTCTGAGGTGTTCCAGGAAATGTGCAAGCTGTTCGGGAtcgacaaaacacacaccacacctttCCGTCCTCAGTCCGATGGGCAAGTTGAAAGGTTCAATGCCACTCTGCAAAAGATCCTGGCCACGACAGCCGAGCGTTGCCACTGGGATTGGGACCTCATGATTCCCTATGCTGTCATGGCCTATAGAGCAACAAAGCACAGTTCAACTGGTTTCACCCCGAACTACATGATGTTTGGCCGGGAAGTGAGTGAGCCAGTAGACCTTGTATCCGGCCTGCCGCCGGACCCTGAACCAGCTCCCTCAGCCCCTGAGTATGTCCAGCACCTTCGAGAGCGGACTGGAGCTTGGTCACAAATCACCAGAGATGCTCTCGGAGA AACCCTCAGAGGCCATAGTTCTCAAAGGCCCCAGCGCCAGGCGTAG